The genomic DNA CGGATAAGCGAATTAAGGTGCTGGCGGCGGATAATGCCTGGAGTAAGGATGTCGAAAAGACAGTCATCTTAGATCGTTCAGGAAACACTGCGGTCTCGGACAAGATTTCGACTGTCCTGGAAAAGGCCAAAGTATATCACGTTTTACGTAAAGACCTCGGTCTCGACACCACAGTCCTACTCGGCTCGGACATAGAACCAAAGAAATAATATATGACCCCCGCTTCAAAAAACGCCCCAAAAGAAACAATAGAGATCCTCAAAACCGTTTATAAAATAATGAAAGACAAAAAATGCGAAGAGATCGCGGTTTTAAATTTAGAAACCGTCAATTCGTATTTAAGTTATTTTTTGATTTGTACGGTAAACTCCTCCGTCCAAGCCAACGCCGTAGCGAGAGAAATAAAAAAAGCATTAAAAAGTTTTAAACTTCCGCATAAAGAAACGGATAAGACCGGGACGTCCTCCTCTTCCGGCTGGACTCTCCTCGACTATGGTGAATTCATCGTCCATATTATGACTCCGGAAAAAAGGGAGTTCTATAACCTAGATAGACTCTGGCGAGATGCGGAACGGATCGAATTAGAATAAATCTCTTCGAACCGATCCGATTTTTCGGACACAGAAAGTTAAATCAACTTTTCCCGCAAAGCGTTCCAATCCGATATCGGCAAATCGCATTCGAATCCCTGGCAGAAGTACGCCTTTAGGCTTCCGCCGGAAACGCGATTTTTTAATAAAAGGATTTTGTCTCCGACTTCTTCCGCTTCCTTATCGGTCGCCCAAGCAAACACGATTTCGGGTAAAAACATGGCTCCAATTCCTTGCCATACCGGAAATAAATCCTCCTGGGTCGAGTATACGACAGCCAATTCTTTGGAAGCCGAATTTTTAAGCCAATACGCCGAAAGTAGACAGGGATAATTCATCGGATGTGTTTCCAATTCTACTTTAAAATAAGAGAATATAGCATCGGCAAAATTCGAATATTTGTCCGACTCCACCCCCATTCTAGAGAGAATCGTAAACGCGAGGGCAAACGAACTATTGGAGGAAGGTTCCACTCCGTCGTAACCGTCCACATTTCTACGCAACAAATCTTCCGCGTCCGAGCCGGTATCGAAAAAGACGCCTGCAGGAGACCGAAATAATCTCACGGCATCTTCTGCGTATCGAATAGCAAGAGTCAAATAACGGGTTCCTTTCCCCGCCTGGAATAACCAAAGAGACGCCAGGATAAACTCGGCATAATCTCCACTGTAGGCGAGAAACCTCGCTTCTCCTTCCCTAAATCTCCTCAACAATCGTCCATCTTCCCGGACTAAATTGTTTTCGAGAAATCGAAACGTCTCTTCGGCCAATCGCAATAATTCTCCGTCGCCGAAAGCCATTGCGGCTTTCGTTGCGGCCTTAATGTATAAACAATTCCAGGAAAGTAAAACCTTATCATCGCGCAGCGGGCGAATTCGATCCGACCTGCGTGCTAACAGTTTTTTCCGATTTCGATCCACGATTTCGGTCAGCTCTTCCTGCTCTAATCCGTGCAATCTTGCAAAATTCGTCCGAAAGCTTTCATGTAAAATATTACTTTCTTCGAAATTTCCGATCTCCGTCACATTCCAAAATTCTTCCAACAGGATCGCATCGGAGCCGCATACCTCGTGAAATTCATTTCTCTTCCATAGATAAAACAGACCTTCTTCGCCTTCCGAATCCGCATCCTCGGCGCTGGCAATCCCTCCTCCCTGCAATCTCATATCGCGGGAAAGATATTCCAGTACGTCGTAAGCCGCTTCCTTATATTTTACATGCCCGGTCGTTTGAAAACATTCGACCAGCGCCTCCAGAAATAAAGAATTATCATAGAGCATTTTTTCAAAATGCGGAACCAACCATTTATGATCGGTGGAATATCTACAGATTCCACCCCCGATTTGATCGTAAATTCCGCCTTTCTTCATTGCGACAAGAGTTTCTTCCACCATCTCCAAGGCCTTTGGCTCTCCGGTGGATTTATAAAATCTTAATAGAAAGGACAGTCCCATGCTCGGGGGAAATTTATTCGTAGCGTTTGATTTGAAGCCTGCAAACTCCGGATCATAAAATCGGTCGTACATTCCGAAAGCAGTTTCGAAAACCGTTTTGGCGGGCAATTGCAGATCGCGTTGTTCGTTTAACGCTTTAGATTCTTCGGATTCTTTTAAATACCGGGCAAGCTCTTCGGAAGCATCTATAAGTTCCTCTTTTTTCTCCTTCCAAAGATTTGCCAGAATATTCAAAACGTCTACGAAACTCTTGCGGCCATATTTGGCGACCGGCGGGAAGTAGGTGCCCCCGGTAATCGGTTTCCCTTCCGGAGTCAAAAACATATTCAGAGGCCAACCGCCTTGCTGATTCATCGCATGCAACGCATCCATATAAATACGGTCGACGTCCGGCCTCTCCTCCCTATCGACCTTTATGGAAACGAAATATTGATTTAAAACCGCAGCAGTAGCCTGGTCTTCGAAAGATTCCTTCTCCATTACGTGACACCAATGGCACGTTGCGTATCCTATCGAGAGGAAAATCAATTTGTCTTCCTCTTTCGCTTTGACAAAAGCTTCCTTGGACCAAGGAAACCAGTCGACTGGGTTCGTCGCATGCTGTAGTAGATACGGACTCTTTTCGGACGCGAGTCGGTTTTGTTTCTTTGGAGTTGTGTCCATTTATTTCCGCTGTATTAGACTTTTCTCTCACTGTTTTCGATTTGGCAAATTCTTCCGAGCCTAAAACCATGCTCCGTAGGAAGATTACCGAACTTATGCAAAGGCCCTTAGTCGTTCCTTTTTTAAGGAAAATCTATCTCCGGCTATTCTTGGCTGGAGCGTTGACTTTGCCTAGTTCCATTTTTGCACAACAATCTGAATCACTCGTTGAGAACAAACCCGTATTTCATTTATCGTTAAAAGACGCCGTTAACTATGTCCTTGCGAATAATATTACCGTTAAAAATGCTAAAATGGAATATATTAAAGCGGACTCGGCAGACTTGAAAAACCAATCGCAGTTTGCTTGGACACTTGTAGGATCTTTTTCTACAACTAAAACCGGATTACCATCCAACCGAAACAACATTCTTTCTGGAACGAAAATATCGAATGATAGAATGGCGATCGGTATTCAAAAGCAATTCGAAACCCAAACATATTTTACGCTCGAAGTCAGCAATACTCGCTTCGATACGAACGCCTTGGAATCTCCTGCCTCCGCGGCTCCGTTAGGAGCCTTGGGTCCTTTACTGGCGGCGCCTCCCCAATATACGAGCGCTCTGACTGCAACCCTTAGCCAAGAACTTTTGAAATACAGCTTCGGAAGGACCGAAAAAGACCGTCAAAAGGTTTTAAAGCAAAATGTAATCATCCAACGAGACGGACTCATCGATACGTTGGCTCAACTAGTAGTGAAAACCTTGGTCGATTATTGGAGCTTAAGCGTTTACGATTCTCAAGTATCTACGTTCGAGAGATTGGAAAAAAATACGAGAACCATTCGAGATATTACCGCCAGGAAGGCCGGTTTGGGACTTTCCGAATCCTTTGAGCTAAACCAATGGAATTCCGCATTATCACAAACCCAAAATAGTTTGGAAAGCGCCAGATTAGCGAGAAACGATGCCGAACGGAACCTAGTTCGGGTTCTCAATGCGGATCCTTCCTCTAAGATCGCGGGAATTACCGATTTGCATGAACAAATTCCGGATAATATGGATCCGGAAAAAGATTATCAATACGCCCTTAAAAACCGGATCGATCTGAAGAATTTAAGAAGACAAAGGGAAGTTGCGGACATCCAGCTTCGGATTAAAGAAGCGGAAGATATGCCTTCCCTGAAAATCAGCGGAAGTTATTCCACGCGCGGGCAAACGTTTTTAAATCCTCAGACGAACTTTGTAAATCCTGAAACCGGAATCATGTCCTTTAAATATCCTGAAATGAACGCGGGATTCAGCCTTTCCTATCCTCTATTCGACGTAGGAATTAAGACGGATATTCGCGACGCGAAAGCGCAAATCGAGGTACTCGCAAAACAGGAAGAGGATTTAAAGAAACAAATTCGCGAAGACTTGGATAATCGGTATGCTTCGATCATGTCAGGCCAAGAATTATTGGATTCGGCGACCCGTCGGAGAGACGAAGCCGAGAAATATTATAGAGGCGTTCAGCAACGCTATAGCCAAGGTCGATTTACTGCAGTAGTGGTGAAGTTGGCGTTGGATAACTTGATTCAATCCGAACTGTTAATGGCACAAGCAAAGATTAATTTCAACGTGGATCTTATTCGATACGATTTAGCCAAAAACTATGTTTTCGAAAAATTCGGCGTGGATGTGGCCAAATTAATCGAAGAACTCTCTAAGCTCGACTTAGAAAACGACAAAACCAAGTAAGACCCGAGCAGGATATTAGAAGCTTAGAAAATAAGTTCCGAGAATCTTTTTTCTAAGCGGTTCGCTTATTTAAGCTTTAGGAATATTCGGTATCTCCAGAGGAATCGTTTCCCCTTCCAAAGACCTCAGAAATTCTATGAGATCCCTTTTGTCCTCCTCGGAGAGGCGTGCAGGTTTCAAGAGCGGATCGAATAAAGCATTGGCATGCCCGCCATCCGCGAAATGATTCACGGTTTCTTCGATAGAACCGAATTGGCCGTTATGCATAAAGGTCTTTCTACGAGTCACATCTCGCAACGAGGGAGTGCGAACTTTATCCTTAACTCCCGGCAATCCGGTCGTATGCATTTCCGAGTCCGAGAAATTCGGCCCCTGGTGACATTGCACGCATTTCGCTTTATTTTGAAAAACATCCCATCCGCGTTTTTGTGCCGGAGTCAGAGCAGCTTCTTCCCCCATTGCAAATCGATCAAAATTAGAATTTCGACTCAAGATAGTCCGCTGAAACGCGGAAAGCGCAAAAACGATTCTATCAACGGTAATCTCAGGACTCCCAAAAGCCTTATGAAACATCTCTTTATATTCCGGAACGGCGGAAAGCCTTTGTATGATCGTTTTTTCGTTTTTGGACATTAAATCGAAATAGACCCTTTCTTTGACTACGTTTTCCAAATCCCTCGTCTCAGGATCTTTGAACACGTCCTTATATAAGGCAACGTTAGTCAGGGTTCGACCGATATTGTTATGAATTTTATTTCTCGGAGCGCCGCTGGTTTGGAATTCGAAATTTCGATACGTTGCGCAATTATAATCCTGCTTTAGAGACAATCGTTTGTCGAAATAAAGCATTTTACCAAGCTCGACCTTATCCTTATTATAAGGATTATTGCTGGGGTGAATGACATTCTTTACTACAAAAGCTTCGAGTTCCGGAATCGGCTTACGTTCTTTACAGGACCCGATAAAAAGCATCACAATAAGGGACAAAATTATTAAAAATCGATTCATGACGGGCCCCCGCAATCCAGCTTCCGGTAAATTCAGCGAATGTCAATCTCCTATTTAGAATAATTCTAACCTCATTCCTGGAAGAGAAAATTTCATTAAGCGACTTCCCTTTGTCACAAAATGAATGAACCGTCGTCCTCACTGATAGGAGCTTTATAATGGAAAAGAAAACAATCGTAATCGTCGGCGGAGGGTATGCCGGCATCATCGCTGCAAATCGTTTGGCCAGGAAAAATGCTTCCTCACGAATCATCCTTGTTACGGCAAATGATCTCTTTTTAGAAAAGATCAGAAATCATCAAGAAATCGCCGGAACAAAATCCAAGTCCTATCCGATTCAAAACCTTCTCCATAAAAAAGTGGAACTCAGGGTCGGCATCGTGGACCGTATTATACCCTCCGAAAAGAAAATACGTTTTCTAGATAAGGAAGAACTCTCGTATGATTTTCTCGGATACACGGCGGGAATGAAGGCCTCAAAAATCGATGGGATGCCCGAGACGATATTATCGGTCGCGGATGAAAAGGATTGTCGAAAAATTAACTTAGCGCTTATGCAATCTTCCGACCGTAAGATTACGATCGTAGGCGGAGGATTAACCGGAATCGAAACCGCAACGGAATTGGCGGAACGGTTTCCGAACGCAAAAATTACCTTAGTGGATTCCGGAGCAATCGGCAAAAATTTCAATTCGGAAGCGATCGGATATATGTTACGAGTTTTAATGCGCCTAGGAGTTACCGTTTTACAAAACAAACGAGCCGCAAAAATTTTGGGGGACTCGATTGTGACCGAAGACGGAGATACGATCCCTCATGATTATTGCCTACTCTCATCAGGATTAATCGCTTCCGAGTTAGGCAAAAAATCGGGACTCAGCGTAAATTCCATTAATCAAGTCTTAGTTGATAGTACGTTCCAATGCGGGAATTATCCTTCGATATTAGGAGCGGGTGACGGAATAAAAGTAACGGGAAAAGAATATTCTCCATTAAGAATGTCTTGTGCAACCGCCTTACCGATGGGAATCTACTTAGCGGAAAGGATCTCTTATTTGACGGGAAACTCCAGCAAGCTAGGCCAAAATCCATTTTCAATGGGGTATGTGATTCGCTGCGTAAGTCTAGGCAGGAAAGCGGGATTGATACAGTCCCTAAATCCGGACGACTCCCCGAGCGAAAAAATTTGGACCGGAAGAATCGGCGGGGTAATCAAAGAATTGATTTGCAAATTTACGATCCTATCACTCAGGGCCGAGAAGTACTTCGACTTTTATGCTTGGCCCCAAGCCAAGAAAATCGAAATCTTAGACACGGGCAAAATGACAACGGCTACGGAAAGTTAAATGGATCGACTGAGTCAATTTCTCGAAAACAAAAGACTAGTCTTCGGCATCGCGTATCGAATGACTGGAAGCGTTGTCGAAGCCGAAGACATAGTCCAGGAAACGTTTCTTCGTTGGGAAAAATCCAGTAAGACGAATATAAGATCACCGAAGGCTTTTCTTTCCACCATCGCGACAAGGCTATCTTTAGATAGCCTTCGCAAGTCCAAGCGAAAACGGGAAACATACATAGGCCCGTGGCTGCCGGAACCTTTAGCGCCCACCGCATTTGATCAGGAAATTCAGATAGATGAGGAAACGCTCGATTTGGCATTTCTACATATATTAGAAAAATTGAATCCTATCGAGCGCGCAACCTTCTTGCTACGGGAATCGTTCGATTTAGACTATTCGGTCATTTCCAATGCCGTCGGGAAAAGCCCGGAAAATTGCCGACAGATTTTCAAGCGAGCGAAGGAAGCGTTAAAGTCGGATCGTAAACGTTTTTCAGCAGATCCGGAGACAAGAAGATTACATTTGAGGAATTTTCTGCTAGCTTCCTCAAAGAGCGACCCAAATCAACTCATTCCATTTTTAAAGGAAGAAATCATAATGTGGTCGGACGGCGGCGGAAAAGTCAATGCGGCTCGAATACCTATCATCGGGCGAGAACGAGTCGCATCCGTCTTAAATAAAATTCGCAGTAATCGGTTACGTAAGAATTTACATTTCTATTTCTCGTTCGTAAACGGAGCGGAGACCATAGTGGGTTATGATAATCGCAAACCGGTCTATCTACAAAACTTTATCATCGAAGCGGAAGGAATATGGAGGATATATAGCGTACTGAATCCGGACAAACTAAACGCTTTTAAGGATAAGGAGAAACTTTTGAAGGAAGGTTCCTTAATTCCGATAGAATCGTTCTTATTGTTTCCAAATTCGCCGAAATCCTTACTTCCGAAATGGATCTCCCCCATCACTAAATTAGTTCGATGGGTTATTTTCTGATTTTTCTTCCTTGCCGGATCGGAATTTAATTTCTCACTTTGCGTAAAATATCGTTAACATAAGATAATCGGGTTTATGGATTATGCGGTCGAAAGCATTGACTATCCGCGGCAAACTGCTTTAGCATAAATGAATGAAACAAAGGTTGATGATTATTTTTATGATAGGATTTACTCTATTTAGCGTTTTTTGCGGAGTGAACGAAACCGTAATGAATGCCAACTCTAACGCTCAGAATTCGAAGGAAGACAAACCGAGCGGCTTTTTCGAATCAAAATACGGTAAAGTTGCATACTGGATCAAAGGAAAAGGCAAAACGATCTTTCTTTTGCATTCCGCCGGCCACGACCACAGGGATTTCGATGCAATCATCCCCGCGCTTACTTCGAAGTATAGGGTAATATGTTTGGATTGGCCCGGGCACGGTGTTTCCTCCAATCCTAGTCCCCCCTCTTCCGCATCCGCATTATCGATCGCCGAAGTACTGCAGGAAGTAGCGATTCAGCTCGCTCCTGATGGCGCGGTTTTTCTTGGAAACTCGGTAGGCGGTTTTGCATCCTTAAAAATGGCCTTGGAAAAACCCGAATTAGTGAAGGGTTTAATTTTGGTGGACACGGGAGGTATGAATGCCCCCGATTTTAAAACGAGAACCTTCACGAATTTAAAGGGCACTGTTTGGTTTACCGGACTTTCCTGGACCGCATTTCCGAAATATTATCTGAAAATTCGGAATGATTACACGAATCAAATCTTGGAAAGAATTCGGGAAAAAGGGACCCAAGAAGGTGCAAAAGAAGT from Leptospira fainei serovar Hurstbridge str. BUT 6 includes the following:
- a CDS encoding alpha/beta fold hydrolase; the protein is MKQRLMIIFMIGFTLFSVFCGVNETVMNANSNAQNSKEDKPSGFFESKYGKVAYWIKGKGKTIFLLHSAGHDHRDFDAIIPALTSKYRVICLDWPGHGVSSNPSPPSSASALSIAEVLQEVAIQLAPDGAVFLGNSVGGFASLKMALEKPELVKGLILVDTGGMNAPDFKTRTFTNLKGTVWFTGLSWTAFPKYYLKIRNDYTNQILERIREKGTQEGAKEVNAAIWRSFLAPGHDLREKVREIKQPTLIVWGAEDPVLEPSLGKTLHSEIKNSQAVFLKTGHVPFAEDPDAFLRVTIPFLDSIKY
- a CDS encoding thioredoxin domain-containing protein: MDTTPKKQNRLASEKSPYLLQHATNPVDWFPWSKEAFVKAKEEDKLIFLSIGYATCHWCHVMEKESFEDQATAAVLNQYFVSIKVDREERPDVDRIYMDALHAMNQQGGWPLNMFLTPEGKPITGGTYFPPVAKYGRKSFVDVLNILANLWKEKKEELIDASEELARYLKESEESKALNEQRDLQLPAKTVFETAFGMYDRFYDPEFAGFKSNATNKFPPSMGLSFLLRFYKSTGEPKALEMVEETLVAMKKGGIYDQIGGGICRYSTDHKWLVPHFEKMLYDNSLFLEALVECFQTTGHVKYKEAAYDVLEYLSRDMRLQGGGIASAEDADSEGEEGLFYLWKRNEFHEVCGSDAILLEEFWNVTEIGNFEESNILHESFRTNFARLHGLEQEELTEIVDRNRKKLLARRSDRIRPLRDDKVLLSWNCLYIKAATKAAMAFGDGELLRLAEETFRFLENNLVREDGRLLRRFREGEARFLAYSGDYAEFILASLWLFQAGKGTRYLTLAIRYAEDAVRLFRSPAGVFFDTGSDAEDLLRRNVDGYDGVEPSSNSSFALAFTILSRMGVESDKYSNFADAIFSYFKVELETHPMNYPCLLSAYWLKNSASKELAVVYSTQEDLFPVWQGIGAMFLPEIVFAWATDKEAEEVGDKILLLKNRVSGGSLKAYFCQGFECDLPISDWNALREKLI
- a CDS encoding sigma-70 family RNA polymerase sigma factor; the encoded protein is MDRLSQFLENKRLVFGIAYRMTGSVVEAEDIVQETFLRWEKSSKTNIRSPKAFLSTIATRLSLDSLRKSKRKRETYIGPWLPEPLAPTAFDQEIQIDEETLDLAFLHILEKLNPIERATFLLRESFDLDYSVISNAVGKSPENCRQIFKRAKEALKSDRKRFSADPETRRLHLRNFLLASSKSDPNQLIPFLKEEIIMWSDGGGKVNAARIPIIGRERVASVLNKIRSNRLRKNLHFYFSFVNGAETIVGYDNRKPVYLQNFIIEAEGIWRIYSVLNPDKLNAFKDKEKLLKEGSLIPIESFLLFPNSPKSLLPKWISPITKLVRWVIF
- the rsfS gene encoding ribosome silencing factor encodes the protein MTPASKNAPKETIEILKTVYKIMKDKKCEEIAVLNLETVNSYLSYFLICTVNSSVQANAVAREIKKALKSFKLPHKETDKTGTSSSSGWTLLDYGEFIVHIMTPEKREFYNLDRLWRDAERIELE
- a CDS encoding TolC family protein encodes the protein MQRPLVVPFLRKIYLRLFLAGALTLPSSIFAQQSESLVENKPVFHLSLKDAVNYVLANNITVKNAKMEYIKADSADLKNQSQFAWTLVGSFSTTKTGLPSNRNNILSGTKISNDRMAIGIQKQFETQTYFTLEVSNTRFDTNALESPASAAPLGALGPLLAAPPQYTSALTATLSQELLKYSFGRTEKDRQKVLKQNVIIQRDGLIDTLAQLVVKTLVDYWSLSVYDSQVSTFERLEKNTRTIRDITARKAGLGLSESFELNQWNSALSQTQNSLESARLARNDAERNLVRVLNADPSSKIAGITDLHEQIPDNMDPEKDYQYALKNRIDLKNLRRQREVADIQLRIKEAEDMPSLKISGSYSTRGQTFLNPQTNFVNPETGIMSFKYPEMNAGFSLSYPLFDVGIKTDIRDAKAQIEVLAKQEEDLKKQIREDLDNRYASIMSGQELLDSATRRRDEAEKYYRGVQQRYSQGRFTAVVVKLALDNLIQSELLMAQAKINFNVDLIRYDLAKNYVFEKFGVDVAKLIEELSKLDLENDKTK
- a CDS encoding NAD(P)/FAD-dependent oxidoreductase; its protein translation is MEKKTIVIVGGGYAGIIAANRLARKNASSRIILVTANDLFLEKIRNHQEIAGTKSKSYPIQNLLHKKVELRVGIVDRIIPSEKKIRFLDKEELSYDFLGYTAGMKASKIDGMPETILSVADEKDCRKINLALMQSSDRKITIVGGGLTGIETATELAERFPNAKITLVDSGAIGKNFNSEAIGYMLRVLMRLGVTVLQNKRAAKILGDSIVTEDGDTIPHDYCLLSSGLIASELGKKSGLSVNSINQVLVDSTFQCGNYPSILGAGDGIKVTGKEYSPLRMSCATALPMGIYLAERISYLTGNSSKLGQNPFSMGYVIRCVSLGRKAGLIQSLNPDDSPSEKIWTGRIGGVIKELICKFTILSLRAEKYFDFYAWPQAKKIEILDTGKMTTATES
- a CDS encoding cytochrome-c peroxidase yields the protein MNRFLIILSLIVMLFIGSCKERKPIPELEAFVVKNVIHPSNNPYNKDKVELGKMLYFDKRLSLKQDYNCATYRNFEFQTSGAPRNKIHNNIGRTLTNVALYKDVFKDPETRDLENVVKERVYFDLMSKNEKTIIQRLSAVPEYKEMFHKAFGSPEITVDRIVFALSAFQRTILSRNSNFDRFAMGEEAALTPAQKRGWDVFQNKAKCVQCHQGPNFSDSEMHTTGLPGVKDKVRTPSLRDVTRRKTFMHNGQFGSIEETVNHFADGGHANALFDPLLKPARLSEEDKRDLIEFLRSLEGETIPLEIPNIPKA